A genomic segment from Nocardia cyriacigeorgica GUH-2 encodes:
- a CDS encoding (2,3-dihydroxybenzoyl)adenylate synthase: protein MSSTSTASGTHRDGYVPFSEAEAEQYRAAGYWSGRTLDGLLRDTARQHPARTALIGERPLSYAELDAEAERMAHGLLALGLEPGDRVVVQLPNVAEFLTVLFGVLRAGIIPVLTLPAHRRAEIEHLATLSGAVAYVIADQAGDFDYRELAATVRANVPSLRHVLVLGDPGEFTALDSIPAQGDTRAAGGASLPEIDPSDIALMLVSGGTTGLPKLIARTHDDYVYNATASAQVCELTSDDVYLATLPAAHNFPLACPGILGTVSVGGAVAFVADPSPENAFAVIETHRVTVTAVVPPLAQLWCAAVEWEEPDLSSLRLLQVGGAKLAEVNAREVAPALGVRLQQVFGMAEGLLNFTRLDDSDELICTTQGRPLSPADIVRVVDAEGNDVAPGEEGELLTKGPYTIRGYYRAPEHNARAFTPDGFYRSGDLVRKLPSGHLVVSGRIKDVINRGGENISCDELEEHLLAHPAVRHAAAVGLPDPSLGEKVCAVLVVHGEMPTLVQIKTFLTERGLATYKLPDVLRQAESLPVTAVGKIDKKALQAAEG from the coding sequence GTGAGTTCCACTTCCACCGCATCCGGCACCCACCGCGATGGCTATGTGCCGTTTTCCGAGGCCGAGGCCGAGCAGTACCGCGCCGCCGGATACTGGTCCGGGCGCACGCTCGACGGCCTGTTGCGCGACACCGCCCGGCAGCATCCCGCCCGCACCGCGCTGATCGGCGAGCGCCCGCTCAGCTACGCCGAGCTCGACGCCGAAGCCGAGCGGATGGCGCACGGCCTGCTCGCGCTCGGGCTGGAACCGGGCGACCGGGTGGTGGTTCAGCTGCCCAATGTCGCCGAATTCCTGACCGTGCTGTTCGGTGTGCTACGCGCCGGCATCATCCCGGTGCTCACCCTGCCCGCGCACCGCCGCGCCGAGATCGAACATCTGGCCACCCTGTCCGGCGCGGTCGCGTACGTGATCGCCGATCAGGCAGGCGATTTCGACTATCGCGAGCTGGCCGCCACGGTCCGCGCGAACGTGCCGAGCCTGCGTCATGTGCTCGTGCTCGGCGACCCGGGCGAATTCACCGCCTTGGATTCGATTCCGGCGCAGGGCGATACCCGTGCGGCCGGCGGCGCGAGCCTGCCCGAGATCGATCCGTCCGATATCGCACTGATGCTCGTCTCCGGCGGCACCACCGGGCTGCCCAAGCTGATCGCCCGCACCCACGACGACTACGTCTACAACGCGACGGCGAGCGCGCAGGTCTGCGAACTCACCTCAGACGACGTCTACCTGGCGACGCTGCCCGCCGCGCACAACTTCCCGCTGGCTTGCCCCGGCATCCTCGGCACCGTCAGCGTCGGCGGGGCGGTGGCCTTCGTCGCGGATCCGAGCCCGGAGAACGCCTTCGCCGTCATCGAGACCCATCGCGTGACGGTGACGGCGGTGGTCCCGCCGCTGGCCCAGCTGTGGTGCGCGGCCGTGGAATGGGAGGAACCCGACCTGAGTTCGCTGCGCCTGCTCCAGGTGGGCGGGGCGAAGCTGGCCGAGGTCAATGCCCGCGAGGTGGCGCCCGCCTTGGGCGTGCGGTTGCAGCAGGTGTTCGGCATGGCCGAGGGGCTGCTCAACTTCACCCGGCTCGACGATTCCGATGAGCTCATCTGCACCACCCAGGGCCGTCCGCTCTCCCCCGCCGACATCGTGCGCGTGGTCGACGCCGAGGGCAACGACGTGGCGCCGGGCGAGGAAGGTGAGCTGCTCACCAAGGGTCCGTACACGATTCGCGGGTACTACCGCGCGCCCGAGCACAATGCCCGGGCCTTCACTCCCGACGGGTTCTACCGCAGCGGCGACCTGGTGCGGAAGCTGCCCAGCGGGCATCTGGTGGTCTCCGGCCGGATCAAGGACGTCATCAATCGCGGCGGCGAGAACATCTCCTGCGACGAACTCGAGGAACACCTGCTGGCCCATCCGGCAGTCCGGCACGCGGCCGCCGTCGGCCTGCCCGATCCGAGTCTCGGCGAGAAGGTCTGCGCGGTGCTGGTGGTGCACGGGGAGATGCCGACGCTGGTGCAGATCAAGACCTTCCTCACCGAACGCGGCCTGGCCACCTACAAACTGCCCGACGTGCTGCGTCAGGCCGAGAGCCTGCCGGTGACGGCGGTCGGCAAGATCGACAAGAAGGCGTTGCAGGCCGCCGAGGGCTGA
- a CDS encoding class I SAM-dependent methyltransferase: MAHDARFLWFREIIDPAPAHRLLEIGPGSSDSLAVLAEPLDTGFIVGIDRSATALQRAAKRHAALIASGRVRVRQLALEELTREQVDELAPGGFDKILAVNVNVFWTRDPADELAVLRGSLAPGGALHLFYGYGEPGDRTSRALAPTPRNLTDHLTGAGFDVGTVTSGELLGVIATPR, from the coding sequence ATGGCCCACGATGCGCGTTTCCTGTGGTTCCGGGAGATCATCGATCCCGCCCCGGCGCACCGGCTACTCGAGATCGGCCCCGGGTCCAGTGATTCGCTCGCGGTATTGGCCGAGCCGCTCGATACCGGGTTCATCGTCGGGATCGACCGGTCCGCGACCGCCCTGCAGCGCGCGGCGAAACGGCATGCGGCGCTGATCGCATCCGGGCGAGTGCGGGTGCGGCAGCTCGCGCTCGAGGAGTTGACCCGCGAGCAGGTGGACGAGCTGGCGCCGGGGGGATTCGACAAGATCCTCGCGGTGAATGTGAATGTGTTCTGGACCCGCGATCCCGCCGACGAGCTGGCGGTCCTGCGCGGGTCCCTGGCGCCCGGCGGTGCGCTGCACCTGTTCTACGGCTACGGCGAACCCGGTGATCGCACCTCGCGAGCGCTCGCACCGACGCCGCGCAATCTGACCGACCATCTGACCGGGGCGGGGTTCGACGTCGGCACGGTCACCTCGGGTGAGCTGCTCGGCGTCATCGCCACGCCCCGGTAG
- a CDS encoding glycerol-3-phosphate 1-O-acyltransferase: MIDRGDAPAHSAEQPAIGSVVALVDASSRVERELIGAWLADGGIAAELGTDAPVTQIDLDAGAIADRLTGRTDDPLVVPVRVLWLPPEREGVRRTTFADLVTLTNPRQPHRLAQRRLVRREPDRHVVLTGRPARLSELRANNPEAAALDIAGTSEPFARAILRAGVLALERAERTVIGDRYKVPRLVAEEILDSPDFLRRLDLIADRIGASRHEVYRRAEKALRELVAAQSRLVSDLFTQAMRPVHASTWKVDCDESGLDALRDLNRRYPLVFLPSHRSYVDAFVLGDVLARNDFPPNHVIGGANLRFWPMGPIARRTGTIFIRRSFGDDEVYKAVVEEYFGYLLAKRFNLEWYFEGGRTRTGKLRPPRYGLLNYLAAAVRWNRIDDVMLVPVSITYERLNELGAIASEQSGGKKKPEGLAWLARYVRSQQHSAGHVYVRFGAPLSARERLAAHGDPLTAPPLSIPLHRADGTAPPIIDAGDEVGELERKAVQRLAFEIAVGINEVTPITVNALATLALLGVHERALTLREVRDLLAPVLDYIERRDLPSGEVGALREEQSLEVVLEQLSLAKVVTVYRGGLEPVYSIESGAYLEAAFYRNSAVHWFVNRAIVELSILAAVDKATQDVDDGVDTDPLRTGWEEAFRLRDLLKFEFFFPERNEFSEQLTAEMLLIDPEWNHRTRDTLSVEILAQLTASGFMMAHRVLRSFFDAQLVVAERLADRGDAAIEDRKQFIDECVAVGKQMMLQQRLHSPESISTELFTSALKLAANYDLVEPDDTADLAARRAEFAEWLRVIGIRISRAAALDPSNLPVSER; encoded by the coding sequence ATGATCGATCGCGGCGACGCACCGGCGCACAGCGCGGAGCAGCCGGCCATCGGCTCGGTGGTGGCGCTGGTGGACGCGAGTTCCCGAGTCGAACGCGAATTGATCGGCGCCTGGCTGGCCGACGGCGGCATCGCCGCGGAGCTGGGCACCGACGCGCCCGTCACCCAGATCGACCTCGACGCCGGCGCCATCGCCGACCGGTTGACCGGCCGCACCGACGATCCGCTGGTGGTTCCGGTGCGGGTGCTGTGGCTGCCGCCCGAACGTGAAGGCGTGCGGCGCACCACCTTCGCCGATCTGGTCACGCTGACCAATCCGCGGCAACCGCACCGGCTGGCCCAGCGCAGGCTGGTCCGCCGCGAACCGGACCGGCATGTGGTGCTCACCGGCCGCCCGGCCCGGCTCAGCGAGCTGCGCGCCAACAACCCCGAGGCGGCGGCGCTGGACATCGCCGGTACCTCGGAGCCGTTCGCGCGGGCGATCCTGCGCGCGGGCGTGCTCGCGCTGGAACGCGCCGAACGCACCGTCATCGGCGATCGCTACAAGGTGCCGCGCCTGGTGGCCGAGGAGATCCTGGATTCGCCCGACTTCCTGCGCAGGCTCGACCTCATCGCCGACCGGATCGGCGCCAGCAGGCACGAGGTGTATCGCCGGGCCGAGAAGGCGTTGCGTGAGCTGGTCGCCGCGCAGAGCAGGCTGGTGTCGGACCTGTTCACCCAGGCCATGCGTCCCGTGCACGCCTCCACCTGGAAAGTCGACTGCGACGAATCCGGGCTCGACGCCCTGCGCGACCTCAACCGGCGCTACCCGCTGGTGTTCCTGCCCTCGCACCGCTCCTACGTCGACGCCTTCGTCCTCGGTGATGTGCTCGCCCGCAACGATTTCCCGCCTAACCACGTTATCGGCGGGGCCAATCTGCGGTTCTGGCCGATGGGGCCGATCGCCCGGCGCACCGGCACCATCTTCATCCGGCGCAGCTTCGGCGACGACGAGGTCTACAAGGCCGTCGTCGAGGAGTACTTCGGCTATCTGCTGGCCAAACGCTTCAACCTGGAGTGGTACTTCGAGGGCGGCCGCACCCGCACCGGCAAACTGCGGCCACCGCGCTACGGCCTGCTCAACTATCTGGCGGCCGCGGTGCGCTGGAACCGCATCGACGACGTGATGCTGGTGCCGGTGTCGATCACCTACGAGCGGCTCAACGAGCTCGGCGCCATCGCCAGCGAACAATCCGGCGGCAAGAAGAAGCCCGAGGGTCTGGCCTGGCTGGCCAGATATGTGCGCAGCCAGCAGCATTCGGCCGGCCACGTCTACGTGCGGTTCGGCGCGCCGCTCTCGGCCCGGGAGCGGCTGGCCGCGCACGGTGATCCGCTCACCGCGCCGCCGCTGTCGATTCCGCTGCATCGCGCCGACGGGACCGCGCCGCCCATCATCGACGCCGGCGACGAGGTGGGCGAGCTGGAACGGAAAGCGGTGCAGCGGCTGGCATTCGAGATCGCGGTCGGGATCAACGAGGTCACCCCGATCACCGTCAACGCACTGGCCACCCTCGCCCTGCTCGGCGTGCACGAACGCGCGCTCACCCTGCGCGAGGTCCGCGATCTGCTGGCCCCGGTGCTCGACTACATCGAGCGCCGCGATCTGCCGAGCGGTGAGGTCGGCGCGCTGCGCGAGGAGCAGAGCCTCGAGGTGGTGCTGGAACAGTTGTCGCTGGCCAAGGTGGTCACCGTGTATCGCGGCGGGCTCGAGCCGGTGTATTCGATCGAATCCGGGGCCTACCTGGAGGCGGCGTTCTATCGCAACAGCGCCGTGCACTGGTTCGTCAACCGCGCGATCGTGGAACTGTCGATTCTGGCGGCGGTCGACAAGGCCACTCAGGACGTCGACGACGGCGTCGACACCGACCCGTTGCGCACCGGCTGGGAAGAGGCGTTCCGCCTGCGGGATCTGCTCAAGTTCGAATTCTTCTTCCCCGAACGCAACGAGTTCTCCGAGCAGCTGACCGCCGAGATGCTGCTCATCGACCCGGAGTGGAATCACCGCACCCGAGACACCCTGAGCGTGGAGATCCTGGCCCAGCTCACCGCCTCCGGCTTCATGATGGCCCACCGGGTGCTGCGTTCGTTCTTCGACGCGCAGCTGGTGGTGGCCGAACGGCTGGCCGATCGCGGTGACGCGGCGATCGAGGATCGCAAGCAGTTCATCGACGAATGCGTCGCGGTGGGTAAGCAGATGATGTTGCAGCAGCGGTTGCACAGCCCGGAATCCATTTCGACCGAATTGTTCACCAGCGCGCTCAAACTCGCCGCCAATTACGATCTGGTCGAGCCGGACGACACGGCCGATCTGGCCGCGCGCCGGGCCGAATTCGCCGAATGGCTACGGGTGATCGGCATCCGGATCTCGCGCGCGGCGGCACTGGATCCGTCCAACCTTCCGGTATCGGAGCGATAG
- a CDS encoding salicylate synthase, whose protein sequence is MSTTDERSRVEYVTDPAAAMSRLAADERFGEFVMYERPGEWVFAADPIGTVELDVQELRVGWNGETTASAWEGSPAAVVDRALGTLPLEGRNAYGWIGFEFCAWSLGATEHLTPRTSLVHLMIPRIEVVVGEAGVRINGATDAEADVIHELIAGSQGLELPIPHPVDIRVDPTGYQGRVAEAIAEINAGQYQKVILSRKVDLPFAVDVPATYRLGRAHNTPARSFLLRLGGLEAAGFSPELVASVDDDRVVTTEPLAGTRAFGLGDQIDLAARADLLADPKEIVEHAISVQTSFAEIAAVADPGTPAVSDFMAVRERGSVQHLASTVRGRLAADRSSWDALEVLFPSVTASGIPKKAGVDSVFRLDHDPRGLYSGAVVTVSPTGALEATLVLRAVYQTTEGAWLRAGAGVVGQSRPEREFEETCEKLGSIAPYVVKA, encoded by the coding sequence TTGTCGACCACGGACGAGCGCTCGCGCGTTGAGTATGTGACCGATCCGGCGGCAGCGATGTCCCGGCTGGCGGCCGATGAACGGTTCGGCGAGTTCGTCATGTACGAACGCCCGGGGGAGTGGGTCTTCGCCGCGGACCCGATCGGCACCGTCGAACTGGACGTGCAGGAATTGCGCGTCGGCTGGAACGGCGAGACCACCGCGAGCGCGTGGGAGGGTAGCCCGGCCGCCGTGGTCGACCGTGCGCTCGGCACGCTGCCGCTGGAGGGCCGCAATGCCTACGGCTGGATCGGCTTCGAATTCTGCGCCTGGTCGCTGGGTGCGACCGAGCACCTGACCCCGCGAACCTCGCTGGTGCACCTGATGATTCCGCGGATCGAGGTCGTCGTCGGCGAGGCCGGTGTGCGGATCAACGGCGCCACCGACGCCGAGGCCGACGTCATCCACGAGCTGATCGCCGGATCGCAGGGGCTGGAGCTGCCGATTCCGCATCCGGTCGATATCCGCGTCGATCCGACCGGCTATCAGGGCCGGGTGGCCGAGGCCATCGCCGAGATCAATGCCGGGCAGTACCAGAAGGTCATCCTGTCGCGGAAGGTCGATCTGCCTTTCGCCGTCGACGTTCCGGCCACCTACCGGCTCGGCCGCGCGCACAACACCCCGGCGCGCTCGTTCCTGCTGCGCCTGGGCGGGCTCGAGGCCGCAGGCTTCAGTCCCGAACTGGTCGCTTCGGTCGACGACGACCGGGTCGTCACCACCGAACCGCTCGCCGGTACCCGGGCTTTCGGCCTCGGTGACCAGATCGACCTGGCCGCGCGCGCCGATCTGCTGGCCGATCCCAAGGAGATCGTCGAGCACGCGATCTCGGTGCAGACCTCCTTCGCCGAAATCGCCGCGGTCGCCGACCCGGGCACGCCCGCGGTGTCGGATTTCATGGCGGTGCGCGAACGCGGCAGCGTGCAGCATCTGGCCTCCACCGTGCGCGGCAGGCTGGCCGCCGACCGCTCCAGCTGGGACGCGCTGGAGGTGCTGTTCCCGTCGGTGACCGCCTCCGGTATCCCGAAGAAGGCCGGTGTCGATTCGGTGTTCCGGCTCGATCATGATCCGCGCGGGCTGTATTCCGGTGCGGTGGTGACCGTCTCGCCCACCGGTGCGCTGGAGGCGACGCTGGTGCTGCGTGCGGTGTATCAGACCACCGAGGGTGCCTGGCTGCGCGCGGGCGCGGGTGTGGTCGGGCAGTCGCGGCCCGAGCGTGAGTTCGAGGAGACCTGCGAGAAGCTCGGCAGCATCGCGCCGTACGTCGTCAAGGCGTAG
- a CDS encoding carboxymuconolactone decarboxylase family protein — MEPRLNLYANPIAASFAKRLVTAGKVVNDSGLAPATHELVKIRASQINGCSFCVDMHTKDAAHAGEDPTRINLVAAWREATVFTDEERAALALTEEATRVADGGGVSEQTWELVRKYYDDNQIGGLIAAIAAINAWNRMNAIAHTPAGSYVPGSLG, encoded by the coding sequence ATGGAACCGCGTCTGAACCTCTACGCCAACCCGATCGCCGCCAGCTTCGCCAAGCGTCTGGTGACCGCAGGCAAGGTGGTCAACGACTCCGGCCTCGCACCGGCCACCCACGAACTGGTCAAGATCCGCGCCAGCCAGATCAACGGATGCAGCTTCTGCGTCGATATGCACACCAAGGACGCCGCGCACGCCGGTGAAGACCCGACCCGGATCAACCTGGTCGCCGCCTGGCGTGAGGCCACGGTGTTCACCGACGAGGAGCGCGCCGCCCTCGCCCTCACCGAAGAGGCCACCCGCGTCGCCGACGGCGGTGGCGTCAGCGAGCAGACCTGGGAGCTGGTGCGGAAGTACTATGACGACAACCAGATCGGCGGCCTCATCGCGGCCATCGCGGCGATCAACGCGTGGAACCGGATGAACGCCATCGCCCACACCCCGGCGGGCAGCTATGTGCCGGGATCGCTCGGCTGA
- a CDS encoding oxidoreductase, which produces MSGWSVADIPDQQGRTVIVTGANSGLGAVAARALAGAGARVVLACRNVDKGKAVADDIGPLAEVRRLDLADLSSVREFADSVDRVDVLINNAGVMAVPYARTADGFEMQIGTNHLGHFALTGLLLGRISDRIVTVSSDMHNLGVIDLDDLNWQRRKYRRWQAYGQAKLANLLFAYELQRKLTAAGWSKLSVAAHPGYAATELQSHTESVQDIVMALGNRLFAQSAEMGALPELYAATAEGVEPGGYYGPKGFRGMRGHPGRVGSSKRSKDQETARGLWELSEKLTGVRYDFSV; this is translated from the coding sequence ATGAGTGGCTGGAGCGTCGCCGACATTCCCGATCAGCAGGGCCGGACCGTCATCGTCACCGGCGCCAACAGTGGCCTCGGCGCCGTGGCCGCACGGGCCCTGGCCGGCGCCGGTGCCCGGGTGGTGCTGGCCTGCCGCAATGTGGACAAGGGCAAGGCGGTCGCCGATGACATCGGACCGCTGGCCGAGGTGCGCAGGCTCGATCTCGCCGACCTGTCCTCGGTGCGCGAATTCGCCGACTCCGTCGATCGGGTCGATGTGCTCATCAACAACGCGGGCGTGATGGCCGTGCCGTACGCCCGCACCGCCGACGGCTTCGAAATGCAGATCGGCACGAATCATCTCGGGCACTTCGCCCTCACCGGCCTGCTGCTCGGGCGAATCTCCGACCGCATCGTCACGGTGTCGAGCGATATGCACAACCTGGGCGTCATCGATCTCGACGACCTCAACTGGCAGCGCCGCAAATACCGCCGCTGGCAGGCCTACGGCCAGGCCAAACTGGCCAACCTGCTGTTCGCCTACGAACTGCAACGCAAACTGACCGCGGCCGGCTGGTCGAAGCTGTCGGTGGCCGCCCATCCCGGTTACGCGGCCACCGAACTCCAGTCGCACACCGAGTCCGTGCAGGACATCGTGATGGCGCTGGGCAATCGGCTGTTCGCGCAGAGCGCCGAGATGGGTGCGCTGCCCGAGCTGTACGCCGCCACCGCCGAGGGCGTCGAACCCGGCGGCTACTACGGCCCCAAGGGCTTTCGCGGGATGCGCGGGCATCCGGGCCGAGTGGGCTCGAGCAAGCGTTCCAAGGATCAGGAAACCGCCCGTGGCCTGTGGGAACTGTCGGAGAAGCTGACCGGGGTGCGCTACGACTTCTCGGTGTGA
- a CDS encoding HAD-IB family hydrolase, which translates to MGSEEHYEALELDAAHSDMDSVLTAIRVGPQGPAVAAIFELGGVVVDDLASASAKRGPSRRRDDEVAGWLLDSIRDHPDEGSFGRFLHSATRLLAGRTETELDELGTRLFKSTLYGRIHPEAWRLIRAHRAAGHTVVLVSAGPRFAVEPVAAALGIEHTLCTRMAADDGVLTGYTEGRTLWRSGKTEAIREFAAASGIELRNSFAYMENSADLTTLESVGFPIAVDPDPGLAVICAERDWPALTFRPRNPSRPADIVRTIAGFAALIAGAIGGVLIKSYTRDRRRMADALMKFGTGATLRTTGVRLRVTGAHNARSPRPAVFVFNHQSQYDVIIVPAVLGGGVTGIGKKELTKNPVFGPLMRFVGVTFIDRADTARAKASLEPVVHTLRDGLSIAVAPEGTRSFTPEVGPFKKGAFHIAIQAGVPVIPVVIRNAGEVSWRDSMVVRPGVVDVAVLDPIDVSGWDPANMHDEVERVRQLFIDTLLDWPE; encoded by the coding sequence GTGGGCAGCGAAGAACACTACGAAGCACTGGAACTGGACGCCGCGCATTCCGATATGGACTCGGTGCTGACGGCGATCCGGGTGGGTCCACAGGGACCTGCGGTCGCCGCGATATTCGAGCTGGGCGGTGTGGTGGTCGACGATCTCGCATCGGCGTCAGCGAAACGGGGGCCGTCGCGGCGCCGGGACGACGAGGTGGCGGGATGGCTGCTCGACAGCATCCGCGACCATCCCGACGAAGGTTCCTTCGGTCGCTTTCTGCACAGCGCGACCCGACTGCTCGCCGGGCGCACCGAAACCGAGCTCGACGAGCTCGGCACCCGGCTGTTCAAGAGCACCCTCTACGGCCGCATCCATCCGGAAGCGTGGCGGCTGATCCGGGCGCATCGAGCGGCCGGGCACACGGTGGTCCTGGTCTCGGCCGGGCCGCGCTTCGCCGTCGAACCGGTGGCGGCGGCGCTGGGTATCGAGCACACCCTGTGCACCCGGATGGCCGCCGATGACGGGGTGCTGACCGGATATACCGAGGGGCGCACCCTGTGGCGTTCGGGCAAGACCGAGGCGATTCGCGAGTTCGCGGCCGCGTCCGGGATCGAGCTACGCAACAGCTTCGCCTACATGGAGAATTCCGCCGACCTGACCACGCTGGAGTCGGTCGGGTTTCCGATCGCGGTGGATCCCGACCCCGGGCTGGCGGTGATCTGCGCGGAACGGGACTGGCCTGCGCTGACGTTTCGCCCCCGGAATCCCTCGCGCCCGGCCGATATCGTCCGGACCATCGCCGGATTCGCCGCGCTGATCGCCGGCGCGATCGGCGGCGTGCTCATCAAGTCCTATACCCGCGACCGCAGGCGGATGGCCGACGCCCTGATGAAATTCGGCACCGGTGCCACGCTGCGCACCACTGGTGTGCGGTTGCGGGTCACCGGTGCGCACAATGCCCGCTCACCGCGCCCGGCGGTGTTCGTCTTCAATCATCAGAGCCAGTACGACGTGATCATCGTCCCGGCCGTGCTCGGCGGCGGGGTCACCGGCATCGGCAAGAAGGAGCTGACGAAGAATCCGGTGTTCGGGCCGCTGATGCGGTTCGTCGGGGTCACCTTCATCGACCGCGCCGACACCGCTCGCGCCAAGGCGTCGCTGGAACCGGTCGTGCACACATTGCGCGACGGGCTATCGATCGCGGTGGCGCCGGAGGGCACCCGCTCCTTCACACCCGAGGTCGGGCCGTTCAAGAAGGGCGCCTTCCATATCGCGATCCAGGCGGGGGTGCCGGTGATCCCGGTGGTGATCCGCAATGCCGGCGAGGTGTCCTGGCGCGATTCGATGGTGGTGCGGCCGGGTGTGGTGGATGTGGCGGTGCTGGATCCGATCGACGTCAGCGGGTGGGATCCGGCGAATATGCATGACGAGGTGGAGCGGGTGCGTCAGCTGTTCATCGACACGCTGCTCGACTGGCCGGAGTAG
- a CDS encoding polyprenol monophosphomannose synthase, translating into MRVTVVVPTYNERENLPVAVERLTALPVADLHVLVVDDNSPDGTGEVADKLAAELPNVVGVLHRTEKDGLGRAYIAGITRALDEGADVVIQMDADLSHPAEVIPAMLEKLTSTDAGVVLGSRYVPGGSTAEEWKWYRKALSAWANFYVNLILRLGVKDATAGFKAWKADTLRAIDVASIRSNGYSFQVEMNYRTVKKGITIAEVPIRFEERTLGASKMSLKVQLESALMPWKLLFGRAV; encoded by the coding sequence TTGAGGGTTACCGTTGTTGTGCCGACCTACAACGAGCGCGAAAATCTGCCCGTCGCGGTGGAACGGCTGACCGCGCTACCGGTGGCCGACCTGCACGTGCTCGTCGTGGACGACAACTCGCCCGACGGCACCGGTGAGGTCGCCGACAAGCTCGCCGCCGAACTCCCCAACGTCGTGGGCGTGCTGCACCGCACCGAGAAGGACGGCCTGGGCCGCGCCTACATCGCCGGCATCACCCGCGCCCTCGACGAAGGCGCCGACGTGGTGATCCAGATGGACGCCGACCTGTCCCACCCCGCCGAGGTCATCCCGGCCATGCTGGAGAAACTGACCAGCACCGACGCCGGCGTCGTGCTCGGCTCCCGCTATGTGCCCGGCGGCTCCACCGCCGAGGAGTGGAAGTGGTACCGCAAGGCGCTGTCGGCCTGGGCGAATTTCTACGTGAACCTGATCCTGCGCCTGGGCGTCAAGGACGCCACCGCGGGCTTCAAGGCCTGGAAGGCCGACACCCTGCGCGCCATCGACGTCGCCTCGATCCGCAGCAACGGTTACTCGTTCCAGGTCGAGATGAACTACCGCACCGTCAAGAAGGGCATCACCATCGCCGAGGTGCCCATCCGTTTCGAGGAGCGCACTCTCGGTGCTTCCAAGATGAGCCTCAAGGTGCAGCTGGAATCGGCGCTCATGCCGTGGAAGCTGCTCTTCGGCCGCGCGGTCTAA
- a CDS encoding 3-deoxy-7-phosphoheptulonate synthase, giving the protein MTTAVDVDSRHSDLDDQRTLSVSPLRSPAEVRLVHAITDELADTVRAGRKATVDVLNGDDDRLMVIVGPCSVHDPAAALDYARRLAAKAAELDDRLHVVMRVYFEKPRTTLGWKGLINDPHLDGSFDVNTGLGIGRKLLTDITALGLPVACEFLDPITPQYIADLVSYGAIGARTAASQVHRQLSSALSMPVGIKNGTDGDVQVAVDGVRAAAASHVFPGTDLDGRSALIRTTGNPDCHVILRGGSTGPNYDAASVAEACLRLEKASLPKRIVVDASHGNSNKDHNKQVDVVTDIADRLAAGEQGVVGVMLESFIEAGRQDLTLGHAEDLTYGQSITDACIDWNTTAAQLDRLAEAVARRRER; this is encoded by the coding sequence ATGACCACCGCAGTAGACGTCGATTCACGGCACTCCGATCTCGACGATCAGCGCACCCTCAGCGTCAGCCCGTTGCGTTCGCCCGCCGAGGTGCGCCTCGTGCACGCCATCACCGACGAACTCGCCGACACCGTCCGCGCCGGCCGCAAGGCCACCGTCGACGTGCTCAACGGCGACGACGACCGCCTGATGGTGATCGTCGGACCGTGCTCGGTGCACGACCCGGCCGCCGCCCTCGACTACGCGCGCCGCCTGGCCGCCAAGGCCGCCGAACTGGACGACCGGCTGCACGTGGTGATGCGGGTGTACTTCGAGAAGCCGCGCACCACCCTCGGCTGGAAGGGCCTGATCAACGATCCGCACCTGGACGGCAGCTTCGACGTCAACACCGGCCTGGGCATCGGCCGCAAGCTGCTCACCGACATCACCGCGCTCGGACTTCCGGTGGCGTGTGAGTTCCTCGACCCGATCACCCCGCAGTACATCGCGGACCTGGTCTCCTACGGCGCCATCGGCGCCCGCACCGCGGCCAGCCAGGTGCATCGTCAGCTGAGCAGTGCGCTGTCGATGCCGGTCGGCATCAAGAACGGCACCGACGGTGACGTGCAGGTCGCCGTCGACGGTGTGCGCGCCGCTGCCGCCAGCCACGTGTTCCCCGGCACCGATCTGGACGGGCGTTCGGCGCTGATCCGCACCACCGGCAACCCGGACTGCCACGTCATCCTGCGCGGCGGCAGCACCGGCCCGAACTACGACGCCGCCTCGGTGGCCGAGGCCTGCCTGCGGCTGGAGAAGGCGTCGCTGCCCAAGCGCATCGTCGTCGACGCCAGCCACGGCAACAGCAACAAGGACCATAACAAGCAGGTCGACGTGGTCACTGATATCGCCGACCGGCTCGCCGCCGGTGAGCAGGGCGTGGTCGGCGTGATGCTGGAGAGCTTCATCGAGGCCGGCCGCCAGGACCTGACCCTCGGCCACGCCGAGGACCTCACCTACGGCCAGTCCATCACCGATGCCTGCATCGACTGGAACACCACCGCCGCGCAGTTGGACAGGCTGGCCGAGGCCGTCGCCCGCCGTCGCGAGCGCTGA